Proteins co-encoded in one Anguilla anguilla isolate fAngAng1 chromosome 16, fAngAng1.pri, whole genome shotgun sequence genomic window:
- the irf7 gene encoding interferon regulatory factor 7 has product MQSSSSKPQFGQWLIDQVCSGQYEGLNWVDNNKFRVPWKHNSRRDISDEDSKIFKAWAEASGKIRENPNDKAKWKTNFRCALHSLKRFCLVEDRSKDSDDPHKVYQVLSFEYNYEEPPARDLGSSCPFIEDAYATDRPLDMQHEELLNHMDGLTLNNQQQDNHIWDDPFACNIPAVQNLYPDQPIGVEPQLMGQNGLAAPVLQPYNPGYSGVDTPLLEISIHYRSKEVLRTSLSCPRVQLHYQAEDPGLQAYPVCFPDTQLLLDHKQVEYTQRILASVQRGLLLEVRGTGVYAIRQDKCHVFASTSPFPEGPHPHPTKLPQKEEVELFNFEKYLSDLRDFENNRQRSPGHTIYLCFGEKFPDAKPREKKLITVQVVPLVCRYLLEKAQQEGASSLHSGSISLQISHNSLFDLIESLCNMPSV; this is encoded by the exons ATGCAGAG CTCCAGCAGTAAGCCGCAGTTTGGCCAATGGCTGATTGACCAGGTCTGCAGCGGCCAGTACGAGGGGCTCAACTGGGTCGATAACAACAAGTTTCGAGTTCCTTGGAAGCACAACTCCAGGAGGGACATTAGCGACGAGGACAGCAAAATATTCAAG GCTTGGGCTGAGGCCAGCGGGAAAATCAGAGAGAATCCGAACGACAAGGCCAAGTGGAAGACCAACTTCCGCTGCGCGCTGCACAGCCTGAAGCGGTTCTGCCTGGTGGAGGACCGGTCCAAGGACTCGGACGACCCCCACAAGGTGTACCAGGTCCTCAGCTTTGAAT ACAATTACGAAGAGCCACCAGCAAGGGACCTGGGCTCCAGCTGCCCCTTCATCGAAGATGCCTATGCCACAGACCGTCCCTTAGACATGCAG CACGAAGAGTTACTAAATCACATGGATGGCTTGACTCTCAACAACCAACAGCAAG ATAACCATATTTGGGATGATCCTTTTGCCTGCAATATACCTGCTGTACAGAACCTCTACCCTGATCAGCCAATAGGAGTGGAGCCCCAGCTAATGGGGCAGAACGGCTTGGCCGCTCCAGTGCTTCAGCCGTACAACCCAG GGTATTCGGGTGTGGACACCCCCCTGCTGGAGATCAGCATTCACTACAGGAGCAAGGAGGTTCTGCGGACGTCGCTGTCCTGCCCGCGCGTGCAGCTGCACTACCAGGCCGAGGACCCGGGCCTGCAGGCCTATCCCGTCTGCTTCCCCGACACCCAGCTGCTGCTGGACCACAAGCAGGTGGAGTACACGCAGCGCATCCTGGCCAGCGTGCAGCGCGGGCTCCTGCTGGAGGTGCGCGGGACCGGTGTGTACGCCATCCGTCAGGACAAGTGTCACGTCTTTGCCAGCACCAGCCCCTTCCCCGAGGggccgcacccccaccccaccaagcTGCCCcagaaggaggaggtggagctgTTCAACTTTGAGAAGTACTTAAGCG ATCTGAGGGACTTCGAGAACAACAGGCAGAGGTCCCCTGGGCACACCATCTATCTGTGCTTCGGAGAGAAGTTTCCAGATGCGAAACCGCGTGAGAAGAAGCTGATCACGGTGCAG gtggTGCCCCTGGTGTGTCGTTACCTCCTTGAGAAGGCTCAGCAAGAAGGAGCTTCCTCCCTCCACAGCGGGAGCATCAGTCTGCAGATCTCTCATAACAGCCTGTTTGACCTGATCGAGTCTCTCTGTAACATGCCCTCTGTGTAG